The following proteins come from a genomic window of Corynebacterium falsenii:
- the serA gene encoding phosphoglycerate dehydrogenase has protein sequence MSNTRPVVLIADKLAQSTVDALGDSVEVRWVDGPNRPELLKAVADADALLVRSATTVDAEVLEAAPKLQIVGRAGVGLDNVDIDAATARGVMVANAPTSNIHSACEHAISLLLSTARQIPAADKTLRDGEWKRSSFKGVEILGKTVGIVGFGHIGQLFAQRLAAFETDIIAYDPYANPARAAQLGVELVELEELMSRSDFVTIHLPKTKETAGMFNADLLAKAKKGQIIINAARGGLVDEQALADAIKSGHIRGAGFDVYASEPCTDSPLFELDEVVVTPHLGASTVEAQDRAGTDVAASVLRALAGDFVPDAVNVSGGRVSEEVALWLNLATNLGRVAAELLNSAPTSVNVTARGELSSESVDALGLAALRGVFSGVIEEQVTFVNAPQIAEERGVHLEVTTYDESVSHRSVLEVQVVGADGATATVAGALTGLERVDKIVRINNRGLDLRAQGSNLFLVYPDQPSALGKVGTTLGSNGINIDAAALSPNTGEESATLVLRVDKEIPQELLAEVKEQLSAENAFLLDF, from the coding sequence TCCGTAGAAGTCCGCTGGGTCGATGGCCCCAACCGCCCCGAACTGCTCAAGGCAGTAGCAGACGCAGACGCGTTGCTCGTTCGCTCCGCCACCACGGTGGACGCCGAGGTTCTCGAGGCAGCGCCCAAGCTGCAGATCGTCGGCCGCGCCGGCGTGGGCCTGGACAACGTGGACATCGACGCCGCCACCGCCCGCGGCGTGATGGTCGCCAACGCTCCGACCTCCAACATCCACTCCGCCTGCGAGCACGCCATCAGCCTGCTGCTGTCCACCGCCCGCCAGATCCCCGCTGCGGACAAGACCCTGCGCGACGGTGAGTGGAAGCGTTCCTCCTTCAAAGGCGTCGAGATCCTCGGCAAGACCGTCGGCATCGTCGGCTTCGGTCACATCGGCCAGCTGTTTGCCCAGCGCCTGGCGGCCTTCGAGACCGACATCATCGCTTACGATCCCTATGCCAACCCGGCACGTGCAGCCCAGTTGGGCGTCGAACTGGTAGAGCTCGAAGAGCTCATGAGCCGTTCCGATTTCGTCACGATCCACCTGCCCAAGACCAAGGAAACCGCGGGTATGTTCAACGCGGACCTGCTGGCTAAGGCCAAGAAGGGCCAGATCATCATCAACGCCGCCCGCGGCGGACTGGTCGATGAGCAGGCGCTGGCCGACGCCATCAAGTCCGGCCACATCCGCGGCGCAGGCTTCGACGTGTACGCATCCGAGCCCTGCACCGACTCCCCGCTGTTCGAGCTCGACGAAGTTGTGGTCACCCCGCACCTGGGCGCATCCACCGTGGAGGCGCAGGATCGTGCAGGTACGGACGTTGCGGCGTCTGTGCTGCGTGCCCTGGCTGGCGACTTCGTGCCGGATGCTGTGAACGTTTCTGGCGGTCGCGTCTCTGAGGAAGTTGCTCTGTGGCTGAACCTGGCCACCAACCTCGGCCGCGTGGCAGCCGAGCTGCTCAACAGCGCACCGACGTCCGTGAACGTCACCGCCCGCGGCGAGCTGTCCAGCGAGTCCGTCGACGCGCTGGGCCTGGCTGCTCTGCGCGGCGTGTTCAGCGGCGTGATCGAGGAGCAGGTGACCTTCGTCAATGCTCCGCAGATCGCCGAAGAGCGCGGCGTGCACCTGGAGGTCACCACCTACGACGAGTCCGTGAGCCACCGCTCCGTGCTGGAGGTTCAGGTCGTGGGCGCCGATGGCGCCACCGCCACCGTCGCCGGTGCGCTGACCGGCCTGGAGCGCGTAGACAAGATCGTGCGCATCAACAACCGTGGCCTGGACCTGCGCGCGCAGGGCTCCAACCTGTTCCTCGTGTACCCGGATCAGCCCAGTGCCCTGGGCAAGGTCGGCACCACGCTGGGCAGTAACGGCATCAACATCGACGCCGCAGCGCTGTCCCCGAACACCGGCGAGGAAAGCGCCACGCTGGTGCTGCGCGTGGACAAGGAGATCCCGCAGGAGCTCCTCGCTGAGGTCAAGGAGCAGCTCAGCGCCGAGAACGCCTTCCTGCTGGACTTCTAA
- the efeB gene encoding iron uptake transporter deferrochelatase/peroxidase subunit yields MTNNTPSRRTFLTGLGLGAGAGALAAGTGVWAATDRAGATPSDTVPFYGMHQAGIDTSQQEHLHIIALDVTTKDRAALKAMLDRWTDMSARMTQGLPAAGNDESHGASRPETEASLYTVPEDSGEATDLGAANLTITIGYGPSLFDRRFGLDGRRPKNLDVLPTFPGDQLQDRLCDGDIVVQACANDPQVAVHAIRNLVRAGSGVVDVRWSQLGYGRASSTSTEQQTPRNLFGFKDGTRNIHAEESGEMDSHVWSDEPGWMNGGSYLCARRVRMLLELWDRQSMKDQQDTFGRYKGNGAPLGTNDEFADVPFDLVMGRSPAIPTTSHTFLAHPRNNNGARMLRRAYNFIEGSDNFGHLSAGLFFIAFVANPATGFIPVQMALSRNDKMNEYVRYESSAVFACPAGLREGQKWGDQLFG; encoded by the coding sequence ATGACGAACAACACCCCATCCCGCCGAACGTTTCTCACCGGCCTAGGCCTCGGCGCAGGCGCTGGCGCTCTTGCAGCAGGAACCGGGGTCTGGGCCGCCACGGATCGAGCCGGCGCAACCCCATCAGACACTGTGCCCTTCTACGGCATGCATCAAGCCGGCATTGATACCTCGCAGCAGGAGCACCTGCACATCATTGCGCTCGACGTAACCACGAAGGATCGCGCCGCGCTCAAGGCAATGCTTGACCGGTGGACTGACATGTCCGCCCGGATGACACAGGGCCTACCCGCAGCAGGCAATGATGAGTCCCACGGCGCTTCACGGCCAGAGACCGAGGCAAGTCTGTATACGGTACCCGAGGATTCCGGCGAGGCCACGGACCTGGGTGCCGCCAACTTGACCATCACCATCGGTTACGGCCCATCGCTGTTTGATAGGAGATTCGGCCTGGATGGGCGTCGACCAAAAAACTTGGACGTGCTGCCCACATTCCCCGGCGACCAACTACAGGACCGCCTATGCGATGGCGACATCGTGGTACAAGCGTGCGCCAACGACCCTCAGGTGGCGGTTCATGCCATCCGCAACCTCGTACGCGCAGGCTCCGGTGTGGTGGATGTGCGCTGGTCGCAGCTGGGATACGGTCGCGCCAGCTCCACATCCACTGAGCAGCAAACACCGCGCAATCTCTTCGGCTTCAAAGACGGCACACGTAATATCCACGCCGAAGAATCCGGCGAGATGGACTCACACGTGTGGTCCGACGAACCCGGGTGGATGAACGGCGGCAGCTACCTGTGCGCCCGCCGTGTTCGGATGCTGCTGGAGCTGTGGGACCGGCAATCAATGAAAGACCAGCAGGATACCTTCGGCCGATACAAGGGCAATGGCGCTCCGCTCGGCACCAACGACGAGTTCGCAGACGTACCGTTCGATCTGGTCATGGGGCGATCCCCTGCCATCCCCACGACCTCCCACACCTTCCTGGCGCACCCGCGCAACAACAACGGTGCGCGAATGCTGCGCCGGGCCTACAACTTCATCGAGGGATCCGATAACTTCGGGCATCTCTCGGCGGGATTGTTCTTCATCGCTTTCGTTGCTAATCCAGCGACCGGGTTCATTCCGGTGCAGATGGCTCTATCCCGCAACGACAAGATGAACGAATACGTGCGCTATGAGTCCTCAGCAGTGTTCGCGTGCCCGGCTGGGCTGCGGGAAGGACAGAAATGGGGCGACCAGCTGTTTGGCTGA